In one Cronobacter dublinensis subsp. dublinensis LMG 23823 genomic region, the following are encoded:
- the yhcN gene encoding peroxide/acid stress response protein YhcN produces MKTTLTIAALGLASVLSFGASAAVQQVNAQQAQNLQPMGSVSVTQLTGSPMDVRQQLAAKAEKEGASSYRITELTQGDHWHATAELYK; encoded by the coding sequence ATGAAAACCACATTGACCATCGCTGCTCTGGGCCTTGCTTCTGTACTCTCTTTCGGCGCGAGCGCCGCAGTACAACAAGTTAACGCTCAACAGGCGCAAAATCTCCAGCCGATGGGTTCCGTCTCCGTGACGCAGCTGACCGGCTCGCCGATGGATGTCCGCCAGCAGCTGGCCGCGAAAGCGGAAAAAGAAGGCGCCAGCAGCTATCGCATCACTGAACTGACTCAGGGCGATCACTGGCACGCCACGGCAGAACTGTACAAATAA
- the yhcN gene encoding peroxide/acid stress response protein YhcN, which produces MKTTSTVTALTLLSMLSFGAFAADSISADQAQNRQSIGTVSVDAISGAPMDLRQMLNEKAEAKGATAYRVIEARTGDHWHATAELYK; this is translated from the coding sequence ATGAAAACCACATCTACTGTAACAGCTCTGACACTTCTCTCTATGCTGTCCTTCGGCGCTTTCGCAGCCGACTCTATCAGCGCAGATCAGGCGCAGAACCGCCAGTCAATCGGCACCGTTTCCGTTGACGCTATCAGCGGCGCACCGATGGATCTCCGTCAGATGCTGAATGAAAAAGCAGAAGCGAAAGGCGCGACGGCTTATCGTGTTATCGAAGCCCGCACCGGCGATCACTGGCACGCCACTGCTGAGCTTTATAAATAA
- the argR gene encoding transcriptional regulator ArgR codes for MRSSAKQEELVKAFKALLKEEKFSSQGEIVQALQDQGFENINQSKVSRMLTKFGAVRTRNAKMEMVYCLPVELGVPTTSSPLKNLVLDIDYNDAVVVIHTSPGAAQLIARLLDSLGKAEGILGTIAGDDTIFTTPARGFTVKDLYEAILVLFEQEL; via the coding sequence ATGCGTAGCTCCGCAAAACAAGAAGAATTAGTCAAAGCCTTCAAGGCGTTACTAAAAGAAGAGAAGTTCAGTTCCCAGGGCGAAATCGTCCAGGCGCTCCAGGATCAGGGTTTCGAAAACATCAACCAGTCCAAAGTCTCCCGCATGTTAACCAAGTTTGGCGCCGTGCGTACGCGCAACGCCAAAATGGAGATGGTCTACTGCCTGCCGGTTGAGCTTGGCGTGCCTACCACTTCCAGCCCGCTGAAAAACCTGGTGCTGGATATCGACTACAACGACGCCGTGGTGGTCATTCACACAAGCCCTGGCGCCGCGCAGCTTATTGCGCGCCTGCTGGATTCTCTCGGCAAGGCCGAAGGCATCCTGGGCACGATTGCGGGTGATGACACCATTTTCACCACGCCCGCGCGTGGCTTTACGGTAAAAGATCTCTACGAAGCCATTCTGGTGCTCTTCGAGCAGGAACTTTAA
- the mdh gene encoding malate dehydrogenase, translated as MKVAVLGAAGGIGQALALLLKTQLPSGSELSLYDIAPVTPGVAVDLSHIPTDVKIKGFSGEDATPALQGADVVLISAGVARKPGMDRSDLFNVNAGIVKNLIQQVATTCPKACIGIITNPVNTTVAIAAEVLKKAGVYDKNKLFGVTTLDIIRSNTFVAELKGKKPAELDVPVIGGHSGVTILPLLSQIPGVSFTEQEVADLTKRIQNAGTEVVEAKAGGGSATLSMGQAAARFGLSLVRALQGEQGVVECAYVEGDGEYARFFSQPLLLGKNGIEERKSIGALSAYEQQSLEGMLDTLKKDIALGEEFVNK; from the coding sequence ATGAAAGTTGCAGTCCTCGGCGCGGCGGGCGGTATCGGCCAGGCGCTTGCCCTTCTACTCAAGACCCAGCTGCCTTCAGGTTCAGAACTCTCTCTGTATGACATTGCACCGGTTACCCCTGGGGTGGCGGTGGATTTAAGTCATATCCCTACCGACGTGAAAATAAAAGGTTTCTCCGGCGAAGACGCCACCCCGGCGCTGCAAGGCGCAGATGTGGTGCTGATCTCCGCAGGCGTTGCTCGTAAACCAGGTATGGACCGTTCCGATCTGTTCAACGTGAACGCCGGGATCGTGAAAAACTTGATCCAGCAGGTTGCGACGACCTGCCCGAAAGCGTGTATCGGCATCATCACTAACCCGGTAAACACCACGGTGGCTATCGCGGCGGAAGTGCTGAAAAAAGCGGGCGTGTACGACAAGAACAAACTGTTCGGCGTGACCACGCTTGATATCATCCGCTCCAACACCTTTGTGGCGGAACTGAAAGGTAAAAAACCGGCTGAGCTGGACGTGCCGGTTATCGGCGGCCACTCTGGCGTGACCATTCTGCCGCTGCTCTCCCAGATCCCGGGCGTGAGCTTCACCGAGCAGGAAGTGGCTGATCTGACCAAACGCATCCAGAATGCGGGCACCGAAGTGGTGGAAGCGAAGGCGGGCGGGGGCTCTGCGACCCTCTCTATGGGCCAGGCGGCCGCGCGTTTCGGTCTGTCGCTGGTGCGTGCGCTGCAGGGCGAGCAGGGCGTAGTGGAATGCGCCTACGTGGAAGGCGACGGCGAATACGCGCGTTTCTTCTCACAGCCGCTGCTGCTGGGTAAAAACGGTATTGAAGAGCGTAAATCCATTGGCGCGCTGAGCGCGTATGAACAGCAGTCGCTGGAAGGCATGCTGGATACGCTGAAAAAAGATATCGCCCTGGGCGAAGAGTTCGTTAACAAGTAA
- the degS gene encoding outer membrane-stress sensor serine endopeptidase DegS encodes MFLKLLRSVMAGLIVAALLLTLVPSLRPYNPLLQPRLDSNDEAPVSYNRAVRRAAPAVVNVYNRSLGGSNRSQLEIRTLGSGVIMDQRGYILTNKHVINDADQIIVALQDGRVFEALLVGSDSLTDLAVLKINATALPVIPINPQRMPHIGDVVMAIGNPYNLGQTITQGIISATGRIGLNPSGRQNFLQTDASINHGNSGGALVNSLGELMGINTLSFDKSNDGETPEGIGFAIPTQLATRIMEKLIRDGRVIRGYIGISGREITPMHTPAAGIDQIQGIVVNDVAPDGPAARAGVQVNDVIVSVNHKPAISALETMDQVAEIRPGSVIPVEVMRNDRKLTIQVTIQEYPATPE; translated from the coding sequence ATGTTTCTGAAGCTTTTACGCTCGGTAATGGCGGGATTGATCGTCGCAGCGCTGCTGCTGACGCTTGTGCCTTCCCTGCGCCCGTATAATCCGCTGTTGCAGCCGCGTCTGGACAGCAACGATGAAGCGCCCGTGAGCTATAACCGGGCGGTGCGTCGTGCTGCGCCCGCGGTCGTGAATGTTTATAACCGCAGCCTTGGCGGCAGCAACCGCAGCCAGCTCGAAATCCGCACGCTCGGCTCCGGCGTTATCATGGATCAGCGCGGCTATATTCTGACCAACAAACATGTGATTAACGACGCCGACCAGATAATCGTGGCGTTACAGGATGGCCGCGTGTTCGAGGCGCTGCTGGTCGGCTCCGACAGCCTGACCGACCTCGCGGTGCTGAAAATCAACGCCACCGCCCTGCCGGTTATCCCTATTAATCCGCAGCGTATGCCGCACATCGGCGATGTGGTGATGGCGATAGGCAACCCTTACAACCTCGGGCAGACCATCACCCAGGGGATTATCAGCGCGACCGGGCGCATCGGCCTTAACCCTTCAGGTCGTCAGAACTTCCTGCAAACCGACGCCTCCATCAACCACGGCAACTCCGGCGGCGCGCTGGTGAATTCGCTGGGCGAACTGATGGGCATCAACACGCTCTCCTTTGATAAGAGCAACGACGGTGAAACGCCGGAAGGCATCGGTTTCGCTATCCCGACCCAGCTTGCCACGCGCATCATGGAAAAACTGATCCGCGACGGGCGCGTGATCCGCGGCTACATCGGCATCAGCGGCCGTGAAATCACGCCGATGCATACGCCTGCGGCGGGTATCGATCAGATTCAGGGGATTGTGGTTAATGATGTGGCACCGGACGGCCCGGCGGCGCGCGCGGGCGTTCAGGTGAACGACGTGATTGTGTCGGTGAACCACAAGCCCGCGATCTCCGCTCTGGAAACGATGGACCAGGTGGCGGAAATCCGTCCGGGATCGGTTATCCCAGTGGAAGTGATGCGAAACGATCGCAAGCTCACCATCCAGGTGACGATTCAGGAATACCCGGCAACCCCGGAATAG
- the degQ gene encoding serine endoprotease DegQ, producing MKKQTLLLSTLALSLGLSLPVAAPVFAALPSQVPGQPAVPSLAPMLEKVLPAVVSVQVQGTAVQEQRVPEELKKYFGESMPEQQAQPFEGLGSGVIIDAAKGYVLTNNHVINHAEKISVQLNDGREFEAKLIGGDDQSDIALIQLQNASNLTQIQVADSDKLRVGDFVVAVGNPFGLGQTATSGIVSALGRSGLNLEGFENFIQTDASINRGNSGGALLNLNGELIGINTAILAPGGGSVGIGFAIPANMAQTLAKQLMQSGEVKRGLLGIKGTEMSADIAKAFNLNTQRGAFVSEVLPNSGSAKAGIKAGDVIVSLNGRPLNSFAELRSRIATTEPGTKVKLGLLRDGKAQEVEVTLDKSTSSSASADIIAPALQGATLSDGQLKDGTKGITIDNVEKGSAAAQAGLHKDDVIVGVNRERVSTIAEMRKLLASKPAIVALHIVRGNDSLYLLLR from the coding sequence ATGAAAAAACAAACCCTGCTGTTAAGTACGTTAGCGTTAAGTCTCGGTTTATCTCTTCCGGTCGCCGCGCCGGTATTCGCCGCGCTGCCCTCGCAGGTGCCGGGCCAGCCTGCGGTCCCAAGCCTCGCGCCGATGCTGGAAAAAGTGCTGCCTGCGGTCGTCAGCGTACAGGTGCAAGGCACCGCCGTGCAGGAGCAGCGCGTGCCGGAAGAGCTGAAAAAGTACTTCGGCGAATCGATGCCTGAACAGCAGGCGCAGCCGTTTGAAGGGCTCGGCTCCGGCGTCATTATTGATGCCGCGAAAGGCTATGTGCTCACCAACAATCACGTGATTAATCACGCCGAGAAAATCAGCGTGCAGTTAAACGATGGTCGCGAGTTTGAGGCCAAACTGATCGGCGGCGATGACCAGAGCGATATCGCGCTGATCCAGCTGCAAAACGCCAGTAACCTGACGCAAATCCAGGTGGCGGATTCTGACAAACTGCGCGTCGGGGATTTCGTGGTGGCCGTCGGCAACCCGTTTGGGCTCGGCCAGACCGCCACTTCCGGCATCGTGTCGGCGCTCGGGCGCAGCGGGTTGAATCTGGAAGGCTTTGAGAACTTCATTCAGACCGATGCCTCCATCAACCGCGGTAACTCCGGCGGCGCGCTGCTGAACCTCAACGGCGAGCTTATCGGCATTAATACCGCCATTCTCGCGCCGGGCGGCGGCAGCGTCGGTATCGGCTTTGCCATCCCCGCCAATATGGCCCAGACGCTCGCAAAACAGCTGATGCAGTCCGGCGAGGTGAAACGCGGCCTGCTTGGCATCAAGGGCACGGAGATGAGCGCCGATATCGCCAAAGCCTTTAACCTCAACACGCAGCGCGGCGCGTTTGTCAGTGAAGTGCTGCCGAATTCCGGCTCCGCCAAAGCGGGCATTAAAGCAGGCGATGTGATTGTCAGCCTCAATGGCCGTCCGCTCAACAGCTTCGCGGAGCTGCGCTCGCGCATCGCCACCACTGAGCCTGGCACCAAAGTGAAGCTTGGCCTGCTGCGTGATGGCAAAGCGCAGGAGGTGGAAGTGACGCTCGATAAGAGCACGTCGTCTTCCGCCAGCGCCGATATCATTGCGCCCGCCTTACAAGGGGCGACGCTGAGCGACGGTCAGCTTAAAGACGGTACCAAAGGCATTACTATTGATAACGTCGAGAAAGGCAGCGCGGCCGCGCAGGCGGGCCTGCATAAAGATGATGTGATTGTGGGCGTCAACCGCGAGCGCGTCAGCACGATTGCTGAAATGCGCAAGCTGCTGGCCAGCAAGCCTGCTATCGTCGCCCTGCACATTGTTCGCGGCAACGACAGCCTCTATTTACTGCTGCGTTAA
- the zapG gene encoding Z-ring associated protein ZapG, with protein sequence MTWEYALIGLVVGIIIGAVAMRFGNRKLRQQQALQYELEKNKAELDDYREELVSHFARSAELLDNMAHDYRQLYQHMAKSSSSLLPEMSAETNPFRNRLAESEASNDQAPVQMPRDYSDSASGLLRTGAKRN encoded by the coding sequence ATGACCTGGGAATATGCGCTTATTGGGTTAGTCGTCGGCATCATTATCGGCGCCGTCGCTATGCGTTTCGGTAACCGCAAATTACGTCAACAGCAGGCTCTGCAATACGAGCTTGAGAAAAACAAAGCGGAGCTTGACGACTACCGCGAAGAACTGGTCAGCCACTTCGCCCGCAGCGCCGAACTGCTGGATAACATGGCGCATGACTATCGTCAGCTCTATCAGCACATGGCGAAGAGCTCAAGCAGCCTGCTGCCGGAAATGTCCGCTGAAACCAACCCATTCCGCAACCGCCTTGCAGAATCGGAAGCCAGTAACGATCAGGCGCCGGTACAGATGCCGCGCGACTATTCTGACAGCGCGTCCGGCCTGCTGCGCACTGGCGCGAAGCGCAACTGA
- the zapE gene encoding cell division protein ZapE has protein sequence MQSLSPTSRYQQALNEGTHQPDDVQHEAVNRLNLIWQALSQKSAGPEPARGGLLTKVGRLFGKRDESPQTPPVRGLYMWGGVGRGKTWLMDLFFHSLPGERKLRLHFHRFMLRVHEELAALQGQADPLEVVADGFKAQADVICFDEFFVSDITDAMLLGGLMQALFARGITLVATSNIPPDELYRNGLQRTRFLPAIEAIKTHCDVMNVDAGIDYRLRTLTQAHLWLSPRDEATAQQMDKLWQALAGAPRREAPSLEINHRPLPTLGVENQTLAASFATLCVDARSQHDYIALSRQFHTVLLFDVPVMTTSTENAARRFIALVDEFYERQVKLVVSADAPLESIYQGEQLAFEFRRCLSRLQEMQSEEYLKRPHLP, from the coding sequence ATGCAGAGCCTCTCTCCGACATCGCGCTACCAACAGGCCCTGAACGAGGGCACCCATCAGCCGGACGACGTCCAGCATGAAGCGGTAAATCGTCTGAATCTTATCTGGCAGGCGCTTTCGCAAAAATCCGCCGGGCCCGAACCCGCGCGCGGCGGCCTGCTGACGAAAGTCGGCAGGCTGTTCGGCAAACGCGACGAAAGCCCGCAGACGCCGCCGGTACGCGGCTTATATATGTGGGGCGGCGTCGGGCGCGGCAAAACCTGGCTGATGGATCTTTTCTTTCATAGCCTGCCGGGCGAGCGCAAACTCCGCCTGCACTTTCACCGCTTTATGTTACGCGTGCATGAAGAGCTCGCCGCGCTGCAGGGCCAGGCCGATCCGCTGGAAGTCGTCGCCGACGGCTTTAAAGCGCAGGCCGACGTTATCTGCTTCGATGAGTTCTTTGTCTCTGATATCACCGACGCCATGCTGCTGGGCGGCCTGATGCAGGCGCTGTTCGCGCGTGGCATTACGCTGGTGGCGACCTCCAATATTCCGCCTGACGAACTCTATCGCAATGGCCTGCAGCGCACGCGCTTTCTGCCCGCTATCGAGGCGATTAAAACGCACTGCGACGTAATGAACGTCGATGCGGGTATCGATTACCGTCTGCGCACGCTGACGCAGGCGCACCTGTGGCTGTCGCCGCGCGATGAAGCGACAGCGCAGCAGATGGATAAACTCTGGCAGGCGCTGGCGGGCGCGCCGCGTCGTGAGGCGCCGTCGCTTGAGATTAACCATCGCCCGCTCCCAACGCTTGGCGTGGAGAACCAGACGCTCGCGGCGTCGTTCGCTACGTTGTGTGTCGATGCACGCAGCCAACATGATTACATCGCGCTGTCGCGCCAGTTCCACACGGTGCTGCTGTTTGACGTTCCTGTGATGACCACGTCCACGGAGAACGCGGCGCGGCGCTTTATCGCGCTGGTGGATGAGTTTTATGAACGCCAGGTGAAGCTGGTGGTGTCGGCGGATGCGCCGCTGGAAAGCATCTATCAGGGCGAACAGCTGGCGTTTGAATTCAGGCGCTGCCTGTCGCGTTTGCAGGAGATGCAGAGCGAAGAATACCTTAAACGCCCCCACTTGCCGTGA
- the rplM gene encoding 50S ribosomal protein L13, protein MKTFTAKPETVKRDWYVVDATGKTLGRLATELARRLRGKHKAEYTPHVDTGDYIIVLNAEKVAVTGNKRSDKMYYHHTGHIGGIKEATFEEMIARRPERVIEIAVKGMLPKGPLGRAMYRKLKVYAGNEHNHAAQQPQVLDI, encoded by the coding sequence ATGAAAACTTTTACAGCTAAACCAGAAACCGTAAAACGCGACTGGTATGTTGTTGACGCGACCGGTAAAACTCTGGGCCGTCTGGCTACCGAACTGGCTCGTCGCCTGCGCGGTAAGCACAAAGCGGAATACACTCCGCACGTTGATACCGGTGACTACATCATCGTTCTGAACGCAGAAAAAGTTGCTGTAACCGGCAACAAGCGTTCTGACAAAATGTACTACCACCACACTGGCCACATCGGTGGTATCAAAGAAGCGACCTTTGAAGAGATGATTGCCCGCCGTCCTGAGCGCGTAATTGAAATCGCGGTTAAAGGCATGCTGCCGAAAGGCCCTCTGGGCCGTGCTATGTACCGTAAACTGAAAGTTTACGCGGGCAACGAGCACAACCACGCGGCGCAGCAACCGCAAGTTCTGGACATCTAA
- the rpsI gene encoding 30S ribosomal protein S9 has product MAENQYYGTGRRKSSAARVFIKPGNGKIVINQRSLEQYFGRETARMVVRQPLELVDMVEKLDLYITVKGGGISGQAGAIRHGITRALMEYDESLRSELRKAGFVTRDARQVERKKVGLRKARRRPQFSKR; this is encoded by the coding sequence ATGGCTGAAAATCAATACTACGGCACTGGTCGCCGCAAAAGCTCCGCCGCTCGTGTGTTTATCAAACCGGGCAACGGTAAAATCGTTATCAACCAGCGTTCTCTGGAACAGTACTTCGGTCGCGAAACTGCCCGCATGGTAGTTCGCCAGCCGCTGGAACTGGTCGACATGGTTGAGAAACTGGATCTGTACATCACTGTTAAAGGTGGTGGTATCTCTGGTCAGGCTGGTGCGATCCGTCACGGTATCACCCGCGCTCTGATGGAGTACGATGAGTCTCTGCGTTCTGAACTGCGTAAAGCTGGCTTCGTTACTCGTGACGCTCGTCAGGTTGAACGTAAGAAAGTCGGCCTGCGTAAAGCACGTCGTCGTCCGCAGTTCTCCAAACGTTAA
- the sspA gene encoding stringent starvation protein SspA, protein MAVAANKRSVMTLFSGPTDIYSHQVRIVLAEKGVSFEIEHVETDNLPQDLIDLNPNQSVPTLVDRELTLWESRIIMEYLDERFPHPPLMPVYPVARGESRLYMHRIEKDWYTLMNVIVSGSAQEADAARKQLREELLAIAPVFGQKPYFLSDEFSLVDCYLAPLLWRLPQLGVEFSGAGAKELKGYMTRVFERDSFLASLTEAEREIRLQTRG, encoded by the coding sequence ATGGCTGTCGCTGCCAACAAACGTTCGGTAATGACGCTGTTTTCTGGTCCTACTGATATCTACAGCCATCAGGTCCGCATTGTGCTGGCTGAAAAGGGTGTCAGCTTTGAAATTGAGCATGTGGAAACGGATAACCTGCCGCAGGATCTGATTGACCTCAACCCAAATCAAAGCGTGCCGACGCTGGTAGACCGTGAACTGACTCTGTGGGAGTCGCGCATCATTATGGAATATCTTGATGAGCGTTTCCCGCACCCGCCGTTAATGCCGGTTTATCCGGTCGCTCGCGGTGAAAGCCGCCTGTACATGCACCGTATCGAGAAAGACTGGTACACGCTGATGAACGTTATCGTCAGTGGTTCTGCCCAGGAAGCCGATGCCGCGCGTAAACAGCTGCGCGAAGAGCTGCTGGCTATCGCGCCCGTGTTTGGTCAGAAGCCCTATTTCCTGAGCGATGAGTTCAGCCTGGTAGACTGCTACCTGGCGCCGCTGCTGTGGCGTCTGCCGCAACTGGGCGTTGAATTCAGCGGCGCGGGCGCGAAAGAGCTTAAAGGCTACATGACTCGCGTGTTTGAGCGTGATTCGTTCCTTGCTTCGCTGACCGAAGCCGAGCGCGAAATCCGCCTGCAAACCCGGGGCTAA
- the sspB gene encoding ClpXP protease specificity-enhancing factor encodes MDMSQLSPRRPYLLRAFYEWLLDNQLTPHLVVDVTLPGVLVPMEYARDGQIVLNIAPRAVGNLELANDEVRFNARFGGVPRQVTVPLAAVLAVYARENGAGTMFEPEAAYDEAMASLNDENSAEEPETVMSVIDGDKPDDAEDNGPDDEPPPRGGRPALRVVK; translated from the coding sequence ATGGATATGTCTCAGCTCTCTCCACGTCGTCCTTATCTGTTGCGTGCCTTTTATGAATGGCTGCTGGATAACCAGCTGACGCCGCACCTGGTCGTGGATGTGACGCTGCCGGGCGTGCTGGTGCCGATGGAGTACGCGCGTGACGGGCAAATCGTCCTGAATATCGCGCCGCGCGCGGTCGGCAATCTGGAACTGGCGAATGATGAAGTGCGCTTCAACGCCCGTTTCGGCGGCGTACCGCGTCAGGTCACCGTACCGCTGGCCGCCGTGCTGGCGGTTTATGCCCGTGAAAATGGCGCCGGTACGATGTTCGAGCCAGAGGCCGCTTATGATGAAGCGATGGCGAGCCTGAACGACGAGAACAGCGCTGAAGAGCCGGAAACCGTAATGTCCGTGATTGATGGCGATAAGCCTGACGATGCGGAAGATAATGGCCCGGATGACGAGCCGCCGCCGCGTGGCGGACGTCCTGCGTTGCGCGTAGTGAAGTAA
- a CDS encoding autotransporter family protein — protein MAGVFPAMVLFTPSLSYAVTNIDEDTEDTYIFSGDKEYVIADGVTMSSTTSDPSAMVKGKSITSIINNGTIKNDNGNAMVIDISSQSSAMMTLENKGDITSAGTAIDVLNGDNVTIINTGTISGSDYAISFESGGNNALVLKAGSSLQGDVITKGSANNTITLNDSGSEDSNFIGADKGDGFKSLTMDGSEWTLTGDIDLTGQGDSLIVKTGKLTLGGEVTNTGASLIDADATLQIGTGSGDNASLQGNVTNNGTLVFNQAADYTFAGDISGSGNLVKENTSTLTLSGNNRYSGDTTLNGGTTMLAENGTIGPDGGTGNININDGATFTSAGTVNSNVVIAAGGVLASWNAVSGNENATTPASGNTITGDVTNQGTLQIAGGNNVGNAFTIDGNYTGDAGSRIVMNTEAGLDDSPTDHLAITGNSAGSSALDVANIGGQGAQTINGIELISVGGASDATFTLDKPVVAGMWEYDLYQHDDGNWYLESKASDTPDPTPDPTPDPDDNGGDDNGGDTPAPEVYRPEAGVYMANYLAAQQMFIHKRDDRDQLMLRDADDLNTWMYVKGEYNDGNFADSNLKYKIRSAVVQLGSDVLSKNLSTGTLHSGFMLGAGYSDTTADARHNTRSADGRVNGYNLGVYATWQEDEKLRLGSYVDSWASYSWYNSQVNGDDMPGEKYDSQGYAASLELGHAWLVPSEKARTMKFEPQGQVIYSNLDQDYHVEYNGTRVGTPDNDAVLGRVGLKASYVDQKAVEAWQPYGAVNWLIGNGMSDLSFNNETLDSNVPSNRFQLETGVSGKMNDATTVSFRVSSEWGDNSYNAYSGHMLVNYRW, from the coding sequence ATGGCAGGCGTCTTTCCTGCCATGGTGCTCTTCACCCCTTCGCTCTCGTATGCCGTCACCAATATCGATGAAGATACTGAAGACACCTATATCTTTAGCGGTGACAAAGAGTATGTGATTGCCGATGGCGTAACGATGTCGTCTACCACCAGCGATCCAAGCGCGATGGTTAAAGGCAAAAGCATTACCTCGATTATCAATAACGGCACCATTAAAAACGATAACGGCAACGCAATGGTGATTGATATTTCCAGTCAGTCATCAGCCATGATGACGCTGGAAAATAAAGGCGACATCACCAGCGCCGGGACCGCCATTGACGTTCTGAATGGCGATAACGTCACCATCATTAATACCGGCACTATCTCCGGCAGCGATTATGCGATCTCTTTTGAAAGCGGCGGTAATAACGCGCTGGTGCTGAAAGCGGGCTCGAGTCTGCAGGGCGATGTGATCACGAAAGGCTCCGCGAATAATACAATTACCCTTAACGACAGCGGCAGCGAAGACAGCAATTTTATTGGCGCAGATAAAGGCGACGGTTTTAAATCGCTGACGATGGATGGCAGCGAATGGACGCTGACCGGCGATATCGATCTGACAGGTCAAGGCGACAGCCTTATCGTGAAGACGGGCAAACTGACGCTCGGCGGCGAGGTGACAAATACCGGCGCATCGCTCATCGATGCTGACGCCACGCTGCAAATCGGTACCGGCAGCGGCGATAACGCGTCGCTCCAGGGCAACGTCACCAATAACGGTACGCTGGTATTCAACCAGGCGGCAGATTACACCTTCGCGGGCGATATTTCCGGCTCCGGCAATCTGGTGAAAGAGAACACCAGCACCCTGACGCTGAGCGGCAATAACCGCTACAGCGGCGATACCACGCTTAACGGCGGCACGACGATGCTCGCTGAAAACGGCACGATCGGGCCTGACGGCGGCACAGGAAATATCAATATCAACGATGGCGCCACGTTTACTTCCGCGGGCACGGTAAACAGTAACGTGGTTATCGCCGCAGGCGGCGTGCTGGCTTCCTGGAACGCGGTAAGCGGCAATGAAAACGCCACAACGCCTGCGTCCGGCAACACGATCACCGGCGATGTCACCAACCAGGGCACGCTGCAGATCGCGGGCGGCAACAACGTCGGTAATGCGTTCACCATTGACGGTAACTATACCGGCGACGCGGGCAGCCGTATCGTCATGAATACCGAGGCGGGCCTGGATGATTCTCCTACCGATCACCTCGCCATTACCGGCAACAGCGCGGGCAGCTCTGCGCTGGACGTCGCTAATATCGGCGGCCAGGGCGCGCAGACGATAAACGGCATTGAGCTTATCAGCGTGGGCGGCGCGTCTGATGCCACCTTCACGCTGGATAAACCGGTCGTGGCCGGGATGTGGGAATACGACCTTTATCAGCATGACGATGGCAACTGGTATCTGGAATCGAAAGCCAGCGACACTCCGGACCCGACGCCCGATCCGACGCCAGACCCGGATGACAATGGTGGTGACGATAACGGCGGCGATACGCCTGCACCGGAAGTCTACCGCCCGGAAGCCGGCGTCTATATGGCCAACTACCTGGCCGCGCAGCAGATGTTCATCCATAAGCGCGACGACCGCGATCAGCTGATGCTGCGCGACGCCGACGATCTGAATACCTGGATGTATGTGAAAGGCGAGTACAACGACGGCAACTTCGCCGACAGCAATCTGAAATACAAGATTCGCTCCGCCGTGGTGCAGCTGGGTAGCGACGTGCTGAGTAAAAACCTCTCAACCGGCACGCTGCACAGCGGCTTTATGCTCGGCGCAGGCTACAGCGACACCACTGCGGATGCGCGTCATAACACGCGCTCGGCAGATGGCCGCGTCAATGGCTACAACCTCGGTGTTTACGCCACCTGGCAGGAAGACGAGAAGCTGCGTCTTGGCAGCTATGTCGACAGCTGGGCCTCCTACAGCTGGTATAACAGCCAGGTGAACGGCGACGACATGCCGGGCGAGAAATATGACAGCCAGGGCTACGCCGCCTCGCTGGAGCTGGGTCACGCCTGGCTCGTGCCGTCAGAGAAAGCGCGCACCATGAAGTTCGAACCACAGGGCCAGGTGATTTACAGCAATCTGGATCAGGATTATCACGTCGAATATAACGGCACCCGCGTCGGTACGCCGGATAATGACGCCGTGCTGGGCCGTGTCGGCCTCAAGGCGAGCTATGTGGATCAGAAAGCGGTGGAGGCCTGGCAGCCTTATGGCGCAGTGAACTGGCTTATCGGTAACGGCATGAGCGATCTCAGTTTCAACAACGAGACGCTGGATTCTAACGTGCCGTCTAACCGTTTCCAGCTTGAGACCGGCGTGAGCGGCAAAATGAACGACGCGACGACCGTGTCATTCCGTGTCAGCAGCGAATGGGGCGATAACTCCTACAACGCCTACTCCGGCCACATGCTGGTGAACTACCGCTGGTAA